The following proteins come from a genomic window of Citrobacter europaeus:
- a CDS encoding CDP-glycerol glycerophosphotransferase family protein, giving the protein MTMNNYPVVDHRLCQVLAQTSLKKTKNKNRILFFDRDAFADNTKYLYLHMVKNPHLECIWCTWNEAVYDMLKKHQLPVHLLGKNNDETINLLLEAQVAIFCVNPHHSLHRNWSYFACLEGAKHIQLWHGISVKNLLLQLTSYFSMTDLGFSTSLAWASRADYVLSTTEILNNYWREVFGCQNLINAGYPRNEVLLRNAMPLELLGAKLDARTLRGLASKRKKIFIAPTWQRFESTDLLSREMLTNLLHYTSKNNIDVFIKTHPYRAVNFNSNTLKINNFYFIDADTDVYPFLNKFDILITDYSSIMFDFLLTQKPILTLDIQQGEHSNFEPNYELLPIEGNYRYKFTRDNITNILHQALFKDEQAKDREQAVARLFPKDNINASQKLESIIIDILKGIVS; this is encoded by the coding sequence TTGCAGATAATACTAAATATCTATATCTGCATATGGTAAAGAACCCGCACTTAGAATGTATATGGTGTACATGGAATGAAGCCGTTTATGACATGTTGAAAAAACATCAACTTCCTGTGCATCTGTTAGGTAAAAACAATGATGAAACTATAAATTTATTACTGGAAGCCCAGGTAGCTATTTTCTGCGTAAACCCTCATCATAGTTTACATAGAAACTGGTCATACTTTGCATGTCTGGAGGGCGCAAAACATATTCAACTATGGCATGGCATCTCGGTTAAAAATCTATTACTGCAGTTAACATCCTATTTCAGTATGACAGACCTTGGTTTTAGCACATCTTTAGCCTGGGCATCCCGTGCGGATTATGTATTAAGCACCACAGAGATTTTAAACAATTACTGGAGAGAAGTATTTGGCTGCCAAAACCTTATAAATGCTGGGTACCCTCGTAATGAGGTGTTGCTTCGTAATGCGATGCCATTAGAACTATTGGGTGCAAAACTTGACGCCAGAACACTAAGAGGACTGGCCAGCAAAAGGAAGAAGATATTCATTGCCCCTACCTGGCAACGATTTGAAAGTACTGACCTCTTAAGCAGGGAAATGCTCACAAACCTTCTTCACTATACCAGCAAAAATAATATAGATGTATTTATTAAAACACATCCATACCGTGCCGTTAATTTCAACAGCAATACACTAAAAATAAATAATTTTTATTTTATTGATGCCGACACGGACGTTTATCCGTTCCTTAATAAATTTGATATTTTGATAACTGACTATTCATCTATCATGTTTGATTTCCTGTTAACACAAAAACCAATTTTAACGTTAGATATCCAGCAAGGTGAACATAGCAACTTTGAGCCTAACTATGAGCTCTTGCCAATAGAAGGAAATTATCGCTATAAATTTACGCGAGACAATATTACCAATATTTTGCATCAGGCACTATTCAAAGACGAACAAGCAAAAGACAGAGAACAGGCCGTAGCCAGATTATTCCCCAAAGATAATATCAACGCCAGCCAGAAACTGGAGTCAATAATCATCGACATACTTAAAGGCATTGTTAGTTAA